GACATACATTTTTCATGTAATTTTGTTAACCTGTTTATGGACCTTGGCTATCGTGAGTTAATAGTGTATATTGGGGATGATTTAATTACGCAAGTTTACCATGTTGTGTTTTTATAAGGTGATGTTTATGTTTTTCCTGCAGCGTTTTTGACTGGTTGGTAGCGTTCATCAATAAAAGCATGTGTGCTGGCTCATCCAGCTGGTGCAATTTCATAGGTATGCACCTCCCACCAGCTTATAAGTAAGTTATAGTGCattgtctgtgcatgtgtgtgagtcaCTAACTGCGTCATCATGGTGCCATTTCGACCAGGTCTGCTGGACGTCTACGGCTTCGAATGCTTTGTCCTGAACAACCTGGAGCAGCTGTGCATCAACTATGCCAACGAAAAGCTGCAGCAGCATTTTGTGGCCCATTACCTGAAAGCCCAGCAGGTACAGCTCACCTCCACCTCCAGGGCCGGACTGCGCCCTGACTGACCTGCATgtccctgccacctcctcctccggGGCCAGATTGTACCTGACTGACCCGCATGTCCCCGCCACCTCCTCCTCCGGAGCCAGACTGCGCTCTGACTGACACAAGAATTCCCACTGCCTCCTTATTGGAAGCCAAATTGCTCAGGGCTAAAACTTTACCCTGACTGACTTGCGCGTCCCTGCCGTGTGTGCCCCTGCTGCAGGAGGAGTATGTGTCGGAGGGGTTAGTGTGGTCCTTCGTCCAGTACCAGGACAACCAGAGCTGCTTGCACCTGCTGGAGGGTAGCCCCAAAGGCATCTTCTCTCTGCTCAATGAGGTTCGTTCACACATTGCAGTAATGCTCCAGCGTAGTGTTGTATGTAAtctaccgggggggggggctttcttgTCCCTGGCCCCCCCTACCACCCACATTTCAAAAAATAAATACCTAAGTCACCTAAAGAAGTACCCAAACCATAGCCAATAATGTACCTTGTACATTGTATGTTGTATGTCATGTGGCCCCTCCCCAGGAGTGCCGCCTCAACCGGGGCACCGATTCTCAGCAGTTCAGGAGGCGCCTGCAGAGGGAGCTGTCTGGGAACGCTTGCATGAGCTGGGATACATTCAGCAAGCAGCCACACTTCACCGTGTCCCACTATGCCGGCAGAGTCAGCTACCAGATCGAGGGAATGGTGGAGAAGAACAGGGTAGGAGCTGGCGGGCGGCCCTTAGTGAATGGGCGGCCCTTAGTGAGTGGGCGGCCCTTAGTGAGTGGGCGGCCCTTTGTGGGCAGGCGGCGGGCGGGCCTTTGTGGGCAGGCGGGCCTTTATGGGCGGACGGCGGATGGGCGGGCCTTTATGGGCGGGCGGGTGGGCCTTTGTGGGTGGGCGGCAGGCGGGCAGGCCTTTATGGGCGGGCGGCGGATGGGCAGGCCTTTATGGGCGGGCGGCGGTCAGGCGGGCCTTTGTGGGTGGGCGGCAGGCGGGCCTTTGTGGGTGggcggcgggcgggcgggcctTTGTGGGTGGGCGGCGGGCAGGCGGGCCTTTATGGGCGGGTGGCGGGCAGGCGGGCCTTTATGGGCGGGCGGCGGGCAGGTGGGCCTTTGTGGGTGGGCGGCAGGTGGGCAGGCCTTTATGGGCGGGCGGCGGATGGGCGGGCCTTTATGGGCAGGCGGCGGTCAGGCGGACCTTTGTGGATGGGCGGCAGGCGGGCGGGCCTTTATGGGCGGGCGGCGGATGGGCGGTCCGTAATGGGTAGGCGGCAGGCGGGCGGGCCTTTGTGGGTGGGCGGCGGGCAGGCGGGCCTTTGTGGGAGAAGCTCAAAAAATAGCTAGTGAGTAAAGTGAAATGATCTTTCCCAGCTAGCTGGTTAgtagaacatgctgctttaGCACCTCCTGAAtaaggaaggtatttattttatatttagcaTAACAATTGTTTGTGGTCAGCAGGGGGCACAGAAATGCATGGATTTTTCAGTGCTGCACACAGCCTTTGCTGGAAATGGTGTCTTCTCCCCACCTCAAAGGCGTGTCTGTTTCCATTTTTGCTGTAGGATCCTGTCCCTCCAGAGCTCATACACATGCTTCAGGGGTCTCAGGACTCGCTGCTGCAGAGTCTCTTCGCTGACAGTAATGCAGATGACAGCAGTGGCAGGGGACACACCAAAGTGGTCACCGTAGTCTCCAAATTCAAGGTGAGGGTAGTCTAGTCTGTGATCTTGTCCCTGTGACCTTCTCCCTTAGAGTCAGTGGTTTGTCGTGACCTGTGAGTGTGTCTCAGGCGTACTGTTAATCTGCCACTTTGGAGATGAAGGCTGATTCCTGTTTTTGCAGAACTCGCTTGAGAGCTTGATGAAGATCCTGCACAGCACTACACCTCACTACACCAGGTGTATTAAGCCCAACCCAGAATGCAGACCACTGACGTTTAAGAAGGAGGAGGTTTGTTTAATACCCAACAAACAATTTGTGACATAAGTATAAAAGCTGTAACTCATGTTAGCAGGTGGGGACCTACAGATATTCAGCTGATCCTCTGCATCCGCAGATTCAACCAACCACAGATTGAAAATATGCAGGGGAGAAAACATCCAGAAACTTACAATAGGCAAAACTTAAATTTGCCACATGCTGAGCACTGCAGTGAATGCACACAAATGATTTGAGTCTTGGATATTGATgatagtttgtgtgtgtggtccaggtataccttaccttgtggggacgaaatgtccccacaatgagatgaatattagtttttttttttttttaaccttatgGATTATTACTTATGATtatggttatggctgggtaggggttaaggttgtcatagttagcgttagcatttttcccatagaaatgaatgagcagtccccaaaaagatatgataacacgtgtgtgtgtgtgtgtgtgtgtgtgtgtgtgtgtgtgtgtgtgtgtgtgagactatAATTTTTTCATTAATTATTATCACAGTGGAATTTACACAGTATTATGTATTATATGTAGTCTAGAGATGATTTATAGTATATGGGAGGATGTGCGTAGGTTATGTAAATActcagccattttatataagGGATTAGAGCATCTGTGGATTTTGGTATCTGCAGGGGGTCCTGGAACCTGGAATCCGCAGGTCCATCTCCTGTGGATTTGGAGAGTCAGCTGTATTGGAAAGATATACATCTTATATAATATACCGGTTAAAATTAATCCTGTCATAATAACTTTCAGGTTATTCTTCAGCTGGAAGCTTGTGGCATTGTGGAAACCATAAATATCAGTGCAGCTGGTTTTCCCATCCGGTAAGTGACAGGGAGtatattttatgacattatAGGAAATTGAAGTTAATCCTCTGGGTTTTCGAAGGCATGTCAAGTCACTTTATTTGATGTGTACATTGATGTGCCTTTACTTGTCAGCAAGTAAAGATAAGTGTGTATTTCCAATTCACCCAGGATCCCTCACTTGTGTTTCCTCAAACGTTATGGGCTGATGGTCAACTCCAAGATTTCGTCTCAGCCAGTGGAGGAAAACGGTGGGTCTGCCTGGAATACGGAGGGAGACGGGACTCGAAGACTGCGAGTCACACTTTTATGTTTTGTTGGGCACAGGAGGCCAGCGGCCTTGTTTTACTAAACTAAAATGTCtggcctctcctctcctctcattTAGccacttctctctctcttctcatCGTTCCTCTCGCTACAGTTCCCCTGAGCTCCTTCCCTTCTGTCTAAGGCTGAGATGGGATAATTCTTAGGGTCGGGGTTGCAAATATGTCGCAGTTACACGACGTGGCGTTCGACCTTGTCTGGCAGGTAAAGGCACGCTTAGCGGTTTGCCAGCATGATGCTCGGTATTTGCATCCTGATAATCGACTCTTTGGACTCTATTTTAGGCTCTGACTGATAATTCAATGTTGAGCCAGAGATAAGGCATTTGCTTGTTTGGCTTCTGTAGCTGAACTATCAGTGTGAAGATGAAATTGAAATGAAAttagccatgaaagtggatataGCATGACTATTATTTACCATGTGGATCTCCTCACCCTCACCCTCAGTGCCGGAGGCTGGCAGTGACACCGTGGCCCGTGCCGTTGTCGCAGTTCTCAACATGGTGCTGAGATGCCATTCCCTGGAGCTGTTGAGCTACCCTGGAAAGAGGACACACGGTTCTTTGGTGCACTGTGGAGAGACCAAGGCCTTCCTGACGCACTTTATGGTGGGCGCCACCAGTGGGATGGGAACACTCATTGTAGGACTCAGGTTTCCCTGATCTGACCGACTTCTCCTTCTGCTGCCATGCAGCTTGAGCTCCTGGAGGACCACAGGGGCCGAGTGCGATCCCAAAGGGCCTTCGTGATCCAGTGCTGCTGGCGTCAGTACTGCCGAAGGAAGCGCAAAGCCCAGGCGCGCGCCGCCGCCAGGATTCAAGCCGGTACAGCTATATGAACACTGACACCTACTCCTGATGGTTGAACTATGCAATTTGATTGTCTGGCTAAGCGGTATCAGCTTTtgaacacatttatttattcatttattttgtgtagCGGATGCTTTTTCCCAAAGCTACTTATATGTGAGGCacataaggaaaaaaaatcatgtgaaCCATATATTAGGCTAATAGCTCAGTTTTTAGTTTTGGCCATGTCAGCCAGTTATGCAAGATATGGCGCCAAATGCTTTTCTACAGCCCATTCATGCTTTTCTACAGCCAATTCATACTGCACTCCTCTGCGGGCACTTTTGGTGGCGCACAGGTTGAGGTGACGTAAATTTCGTCATCACAGGATTGCACTGGATGGCTGCGAATGGTGCACAATGTGATATTTTCAAAGCAACAATATTCCAGCATTTAAAATTTTCAGCAATATAATTTGCCATGGGGATCCTGGCTAATTTTGTCATAAGGATTTCAAAATACCACGGTACGCCATGGTACCTTAACGCCGGTTCAAAAAAGGTTTACTCATTTCATTGTACTGCTCGTGTTTTTTATTGCAATACATCGTCTTGGTGtggtggaatatcactgctgcaTGCATCCATCAGTTGCGAACATCTGCACCCCCAAGCAAATGTAGTTTGAGCACAAGATTCCGAGCTCATGACCGCATTTGGATAAGTGAAATATGAACTTGGTTTTGGGGTATAGTAGCTATATACTAGCCAGAGTTACAGGAGGTAACGTTTGGTTATCCAGCTGTGTTCTCACTTTTACACTCTGACTTACCCAGTGTAGGAATGACCAGCTCATATTTTCTCATATTACATGATCCTGAATCATCTAAGGCTGTGTCATTTACTGGAACATTGGTGCTCTGTTTTCCTTCAGTCGTGCGATCCTGGTTGGTCAGAAAAGAAGTTCTAAGATGGTGCCGAGCCGCCACCATCATCCAGAGGCAATGGAAGGGATGGAGAGTGAGTATGTCTGCATCCCGTTGCCGAGGTTTGGCAGGGATGGAGAGTGAGTACAGCTGGATCCCGTTGCCGAGGTTTGGCAGGGATGGAGAGTGAGTACGTCTGGATCCCATTGCCGGGATTTGGCAGGGATGGAGAGTGAGTACGGCTGGATCTTGTTGCCGGGATTTGGCAGGGATGGAGAGTGAGTACGGCTGGATCCCGTTTTTCCTCCAGGCTCGAATGGAAGCCCTGGCTGAGGCCGAGTTGGATGACGTCATGGACACGGAGAAGACATCCTGGGGCTGCACCATTAGAGACAGGGTGTCCTTGCAGTTGTCCACCCACCAGGAGCCTGTGATTTTCTGGGCATGGCCGGTTGGACTTGCCCTGGCATCAGCCCCCACTGTCACAGTGACCATGACTGTCACCAACATCCAGAAGATGGTGTCCTTGTTGGCTTGTCTAAAGCTATCCTTTCGAAGGCACAATTACAAAGTGGAAACCAGTCAGTTTGAGCAGGGGGTGGCCTCGATCAGAGCACAGCCGCAGGTAAGACGCCGCATACGGCCGTGTGCCTCCGTAAATTAGGACTCTTGTCTCTCTGATTAGAGTCACCCATATGAATAAGGTGTTTGGCAGATGTCTGCATTGGGCTCTTGATCAAAGCTCTTAACCCCTAATTCCCAGGGACTGGCTCACCCTGCATTCTCACTTTGGATTTAAGTGTCTGCTAAGTAACCGCAATGTAATCATGCTGTGTTATAAAAAGCCTTTTTCACTCAACTCACATGCTGCCCCCCCTTACAGGAATCCATTAAGTTCCACTTCCAACGCTCCCCACTTCCATATGCTGACACCCATCCCGCAAAGAGAGGAGTCACTGGCTTCAACCAGATCCTGCTGAAGAaaacatgaaatgcattttttttcttttaaatcgtATCCCTTTTACCTGCATCGCTTTCTTAAGAAGCGACTCACTGCTGGAGAtttttccagagctgcattTGAACTTATTTTTTCTGAAAAGTAACCAGTATTGTTACTCTCAGGCTGATTAGATCACACTAAATTGCCTTTATGTCTATGCCTTTCGTCGGGTGTGGTTTGCTGTTCCAGTTCCCCTAGCTGCTTGTCTATTACACTACAGTGCTTCATAGCTACAGTTCAAAACTCTATTTCTAGATGTTTCTTTTAAAGTTTTAAACATTAAGGTTAAACCATagtaaaatcattttaaaatgacatAAGAACAGTGATCTGTAAAACTGACAAAAAGTTGGTATGATTTAATACCTGAGATTTATTTATTCTGTACACTGAATATGCCGTGTAGAAAATGTGTTTCAAAATGTAATCCTTACTCCCTCACGGGGTCGGATGGTACATGCTATATTTGCATGGTTCAGTAATTAGCGATATACTAATTACCTTGTTACTGCACACTACATAAACCATAGAATCTGGTGAAAACCAGCAAAGTACAGGTAATAGGTATCTACATCTTCTCGTATCTCTGGCTTAGAAAGAAAACTAGGCTTTGGAAATAGAAGACAGGATAACAAATGTCGATACTGTGCTGTGTTCAGGGAACAGGTGTGGTGCATAATGATTAAATTATGAATTTATACATGCATCTGGCATATACACATGTACAAGTAAAGAGTGTTTGCCTTGGCATAGTGCCCCATCAGTAGCTTGTTAGTATTTTCAGCCTTGTTTTCCCGCATGCAGGTAATGGTGAACCTGTTCATTAGGATACAATTAATTTAGAAACATTGTTATACTATATTTTCCAAATGAGCAATGGGAATTATGAAAATTGACCAAACCAACCTTCGTACTCAGGTAAAACCAAATATGTTTACCACAAAGTTGTCATTTTATGTCACCAAAGTAGGGGTGGATTCTGTTAAATGTGTGTGATACCCTGGTTAGATCATGAAAGCTATTTAGTTTTAATAAACCATTGACTTCTATGTACTGATTTTGCAGCAACTGATTGATAATAAATGCATCACTATTGCACCAGTGATATATTCTTTAGACTGCTAATCATCAAATAAAGATTTGAGATGCTCTACCTTAATAACTGTAACAGGCGCTGTGATCATTCACTTCTGCTGGAAAGTTGTACTTTTAAAGCTTCTAATTAATGCTTCCCAAAGCAGGTCTCATTAAATTCccctaaaattaaaataattacctGTTTTAAAGGTGCCATAGAATGAAAATCTGACTTCACCTCAGCCGAGCTGAATAAGGCGAATTACATGGAACTGACATGCCATGGATCTCAAACACTGTTGTTTCCCTTttccaaaaaaatcctagacttATACAACAGCCTTAACTATGCCCCCAAACTTAACATTCACCAGGCCACTTTCAAGCCCAATGGATTTGCACAACGCGCAACACATTTTCTTTCTCAAGGGTCATGCGTGCGTAGTATCCAAAAGTGCACCTGTTGAAGAAAAAACATATGTACTGGCAGCCATTGACATGTTACTAGCAGGCTAAGAAGGTAAGACCTATTCAGGTTAGCAGGGGAGTAGTAAACAACATTACAAAGTCTGTAACTCCGACATTGACAAGAAGCTTCTGCACTGCCTGTAGCTTACTTTTGGTTATCTTAATACATATCAAATCAgcactgaaataaaaaaaaatgatgacaAACACATTTATGAGCTTTTTTGGAGTTCTTGATAAAAAATTGCTTGGTGTGCTAGCATCGTAAAATCATCT
This genomic stretch from Brienomyrus brachyistius isolate T26 chromosome 6, BBRACH_0.4, whole genome shotgun sequence harbors:
- the LOC125745101 gene encoding unconventional myosin-XIX isoform X3 — protein: MSLRGDPRTEPRGKDDGFGHGDRCYSQLLDASLDAELKSFLIDEDELHTYDDLTKVNPVTPSTVLKCLQARYSVKVFYTHAGCTLVALNPFQPIPHLYSPEVMKEYHCARQPQEFKPHIFVVAEEAYRNIQGQVEPVDQSLVVSGESGAGKTWTTRCLMKYYSTIAASSSQKCQNMIERIEKRVLDSNPIMEAFGNACTSRNNNSSRFGKYIQLQLNTSQLLVGASVQTYLLEKTRVVKQGADERNFHIFYQLMKGATEEQRKEWKLPRDQHFIWLPNAERTLEEDCFQDTVAAMGHMGIATETQGQMFRMLAGLLNLGNVTFCPSADESQPCDLQEESTGFLQAAASLLLVSAEELESCLKLRVLRAGKQSVLKPCSREECGIRRDCLAKLIYARVFDWLVAFINKSMCAGSSSWCNFIGLLDVYGFECFVLNNLEQLCINYANEKLQQHFVAHYLKAQQEEYVSEGLVWSFVQYQDNQSCLHLLEGSPKGIFSLLNEECRLNRGTDSQQFRRRLQRELSGNACMSWDTFSKQPHFTVSHYAGRVSYQIEGMVEKNRDPVPPELIHMLQGSQDSLLQSLFADSNADDSSGRGHTKVVTVVSKFKNSLESLMKILHSTTPHYTRCIKPNPECRPLTFKKEEVILQLEACGIVETINISAAGFPIRIPHLCFLKRYGLMVNSKISSQPVEENVPEAGSDTVARAVVAVLNMVLRCHSLELLSYPGKRTHGSLVHCGETKAFLTHFMLELLEDHRGRVRSQRAFVIQCCWRQYCRRKRKAQARAAARIQAVVRSWLVRKEVLRWCRAATIIQRQWKGWRVSMSASRCRGLAGMESSNGSPG
- the LOC125745101 gene encoding unconventional myosin-XIX isoform X1 — encoded protein: MSLRGDPRTEPRGKDDGFGHGDRCYSQLLDASLDAELKSFLIDEDELHTYDDLTKVNPVTPSTVLKCLQARYSVKVFYTHAGCTLVALNPFQPIPHLYSPEVMKEYHCARQPQEFKPHIFVVAEEAYRNIQGQVEPVDQSLVVSGESGAGKTWTTRCLMKYYSTIAASSSQKCQNMIERIEKRVLDSNPIMEAFGNACTSRNNNSSRFGKYIQLQLNTSQLLVGASVQTYLLEKTRVVKQGADERNFHIFYQLMKGATEEQRKEWKLPRDQHFIWLPNAERTLEEDCFQDTVAAMGHMGIATETQGQMFRMLAGLLNLGNVTFCPSADESQPCDLQEESTGFLQAAASLLLVSAEELESCLKLRVLRAGKQSVLKPCSREECGIRRDCLAKLIYARVFDWLVAFINKSMCAGSSSWCNFIGLLDVYGFECFVLNNLEQLCINYANEKLQQHFVAHYLKAQQEEYVSEGLVWSFVQYQDNQSCLHLLEGSPKGIFSLLNEECRLNRGTDSQQFRRRLQRELSGNACMSWDTFSKQPHFTVSHYAGRVSYQIEGMVEKNRDPVPPELIHMLQGSQDSLLQSLFADSNADDSSGRGHTKVVTVVSKFKNSLESLMKILHSTTPHYTRCIKPNPECRPLTFKKEEVILQLEACGIVETINISAAGFPIRIPHLCFLKRYGLMVNSKISSQPVEENVPEAGSDTVARAVVAVLNMVLRCHSLELLSYPGKRTHGSLVHCGETKAFLTHFMLELLEDHRGRVRSQRAFVIQCCWRQYCRRKRKAQARAAARIQAVVRSWLVRKEVLRWCRAATIIQRQWKGWRARMEALAEAELDDVMDTEKTSWGCTIRDRVSLQLSTHQEPVIFWAWPVGLALASAPTVTVTMTVTNIQKMVSLLACLKLSFRRHNYKVETSQFEQGVASIRAQPQESIKFHFQRSPLPYADTHPAKRGVTGFNQILLKKT
- the LOC125745101 gene encoding unconventional myosin-XIX isoform X2 — its product is MSLRGDPRTEPRGKDDGFGHGDRCYSQLLDASLDAELKSFLIDEDELHTYDDLTKVNPVTPSTVLKCLQARYSVKVFYTHAGCTLVALNPFQPIPHLYSPEVMKEYHCARQPQEFKPHIFVVAEEAYRNIQGQVEPVDQSLVVSGESGAGKTWTTRCLMKYYSTIAASSSQKCQNMIERIEKRVLDSNPIMEAFGNACTSRNNNSSRFGKYIQLQLNTSQLLVGASVQTYLLEKTRVVKQGADERNFHIFYQLMKGATEEQRKEWKLPRDQHFIWLPNAERTLEEDCFQDTVAAMGHMGIATETQGQMFRMLAGLLNLGNVTFCPSADESQPCDLQEESTGFLQAAASLLLVSAEELESCLKLRVLRAGKQSVLKPCSREECGIRRDCLAKLIYARVFDWLVAFINKSMCAGSSSWCNFIGLLDVYGFECFVLNNLEQLCINYANEKLQQHFVAHYLKAQQEEYVSEGLVWSFVQYQDNQSCLHLLEGSPKGIFSLLNEECRLNRGTDSQQFRRRLQRELSGNACMSWDTFSKQPHFTVSHYAGRVSYQIEGMVEKNRDPVPPELIHMLQGSQDSLLQSLFADSNADDSSGRGHTKVVTVVSKFKNSLESLMKILHSTTPHYTRCIKPNPECRPLTFKKEEVILQLEACGIVETINISAAGFPIRIPHLCFLKRYGLMVNSKISSQPVEENVPEAGSDTVARAVVAVLNMVLRCHSLELLSYPGKRTHGSLVHCGETKAFLTHFMLELLEDHRGRVRSQRAFVIQCCWRQYCRRKRKAQARAAARIQAVVRSWLVRKEVLRWCRAATIIQRQWKGWRVSMSASRCRGLAGMESEYSWIPLPRFGRDGE